In the Paenibacillus sp. FSL H7-0357 genome, one interval contains:
- a CDS encoding carbohydrate ABC transporter permease codes for MHIKDDHYTRMLQGLAYTVIILGSLACLIPFLLIISASLTANDSIIKDGYHFIPAQFSLEGYKTVFTFPDEVLRAYGVTLFTTVTGTVLGLFFMTMAGYVLARKDFKYRNTFSFYIYFTTLFGGGLVPWYIMMTKYLHLTDSYGALIFPGLMTPFLIILMKNFIRSAVPEELFESAKIDGAGDFKIYWRIVLQLSMPGIATVGLFLALAYWNDWFSSSLFINDPHKYQLQFHLYNVINSAAFIANMGAGTGVSLGADLPTESTKMAMAIVVTGPILFLYPFIQRYFVKGLTIGAVKG; via the coding sequence ATGCATATCAAAGACGACCATTATACAAGGATGCTGCAGGGGCTGGCTTACACCGTAATCATATTAGGTTCACTGGCCTGCCTGATTCCATTCCTGCTGATTATTTCGGCTTCCTTGACTGCCAATGATTCTATCATTAAGGATGGGTATCATTTTATACCGGCGCAATTCTCGCTGGAAGGATACAAGACGGTGTTCACGTTCCCGGATGAGGTACTGCGGGCTTATGGCGTTACGCTGTTTACGACGGTGACGGGTACGGTGCTGGGGCTGTTTTTTATGACGATGGCCGGGTATGTGCTGGCACGTAAAGACTTCAAATACCGCAATACGTTTTCCTTTTACATCTATTTCACAACCCTGTTCGGCGGGGGGCTGGTGCCTTGGTACATCATGATGACCAAATATCTGCATCTGACTGATTCGTATGGTGCGCTTATTTTTCCGGGGCTGATGACCCCGTTCCTGATTATTCTGATGAAGAACTTTATCCGTTCGGCCGTTCCTGAGGAGCTGTTCGAATCCGCCAAAATTGATGGGGCCGGTGATTTCAAAATCTACTGGCGGATCGTGCTCCAGCTGTCGATGCCCGGCATTGCTACGGTAGGCCTGTTTCTTGCCTTGGCTTATTGGAATGACTGGTTCTCGTCTTCGCTGTTCATTAATGATCCGCATAAGTATCAGCTGCAGTTCCATCTGTACAATGTAATCAACTCAGCGGCATTCATTGCCAACATGGGCGCCGGTACGGGTGTCAGCCTGGGAGCCGACCTGCCCACCGAGTCGACCAAGATGGCGATGGCGATTGTCGTTACCGGACCTATTCTGTTTCTGTATCCGTTCATCCAGCGTTATTTTGTAAAAGGCTTGACGATCGGGGCTGTAAAAGGTTAG
- a CDS encoding MATE family efflux transporter, with product MSATGERRVELVKSGSGRVGLWMLAWPIFIEIFLQTLLGTVDTIMVSRISDDAVAVVGISNQLFGALTTLFTTFAGGAGILIAQRIGSGRHEDARKIAIMGVTASSVLGFAVSILLFLFSDPIARALHISGGLIPLAHVYLTYVGGGLFLVGMTASLGSAIRNTGNTRGPMYTGVAVNVIHIILNYILIFGMFGLPEMGLGGIAVSNVVSRLLGVVVLLYMFSGAFERTIRLRDFRTFSKKLFGEIVRISWPLGLNSSSWVLSQLAIYSFLALLGAKELAARTYLNTLESFCFTLGYAIAMAGQIQIAHLFGARQMKEAYRGAYRTLYIGLAIVSANVLLLFLFGRTLLGFFTADQEIISIGVSLLALNLILQPCKMLNMAMGNCLNAIGDTRYTMVVSIISMSLIGVGGSYLFGISAGWGLVGIYCCMIADEAARGLLVLRRWRGQKVLREAEMQAAGGQPVRSGKRSKVLFKMEG from the coding sequence ATGAGTGCAACCGGTGAGAGGAGAGTTGAATTAGTGAAATCTGGAAGTGGAAGAGTTGGGCTGTGGATGCTGGCCTGGCCGATTTTTATAGAGATTTTTCTACAGACGCTGCTTGGCACGGTGGATACGATCATGGTCAGCCGGATCTCCGATGATGCGGTTGCGGTAGTTGGAATTTCAAACCAGCTGTTTGGTGCGCTGACCACACTCTTCACAACCTTTGCGGGCGGGGCGGGCATTCTGATTGCCCAGCGTATCGGCTCGGGACGCCATGAGGATGCGCGCAAGATAGCGATCATGGGAGTTACGGCCAGCAGTGTGCTGGGGTTTGCGGTCAGCATCCTCCTGTTCCTGTTCTCGGACCCGATTGCGCGTGCACTTCATATCTCCGGCGGTCTGATTCCACTCGCACATGTCTATCTTACTTATGTCGGCGGAGGACTGTTTCTCGTCGGAATGACCGCTTCGCTCGGCTCGGCGATCCGCAATACCGGCAATACACGCGGGCCGATGTATACAGGAGTGGCCGTCAATGTGATCCACATTATTCTGAATTATATCCTGATCTTCGGAATGTTCGGGTTGCCCGAGATGGGGCTGGGAGGAATTGCCGTATCCAACGTAGTCAGCAGACTGCTTGGTGTCGTGGTGCTGCTGTATATGTTCAGCGGTGCTTTTGAACGCACAATCAGGCTGCGGGATTTCCGCACCTTTAGCAAGAAATTGTTCGGGGAGATTGTTAGAATCAGCTGGCCGCTGGGTCTGAACTCCTCTTCATGGGTGTTGTCACAGCTGGCGATCTATTCATTCCTGGCTTTGCTTGGGGCCAAGGAGCTGGCGGCCCGTACCTATCTGAATACGCTGGAATCCTTCTGTTTCACGCTGGGGTATGCCATAGCCATGGCGGGGCAAATTCAGATTGCCCACCTCTTTGGCGCCCGGCAGATGAAGGAGGCATACCGGGGGGCGTACCGCACGCTTTATATCGGGCTTGCCATTGTAAGTGCCAATGTGCTGCTGCTGTTTCTGTTCGGCAGAACGCTGCTGGGCTTCTTCACTGCTGACCAGGAGATTATCTCGATTGGCGTATCACTGCTTGCCTTGAATCTGATTCTGCAGCCCTGCAAAATGCTCAATATGGCCATGGGCAACTGCCTCAATGCCATAGGAGACACCCGTTATACCATGGTAGTCTCCATCATCTCCATGTCGCTGATCGGAGTAGGCGGCTCTTACCTGTTTGGGATCAGCGCCGGATGGGGGCTGGTGGGCATTTATTGCTGCATGATTGCCGATGAAGCGGCAAGAGGGCTGCTGGTGCTGCGGCGCTGGCGGGGACAGAAGGTGCTGCGTGAGGCTGAAATGCAAGCCGCCGGGGGACAGCCGGTACGCAGCGGGAAGCGGAGCAAGGTTCTTTTTAAGATGGAGGGATAA
- a CDS encoding extracellular solute-binding protein translates to MKKKAGRRSLVTLTTAALALSLLAGCGGNNSGNNSTSSETDGNAGTAVKTDSSTATPADTGIDTSKKVELQFYMLGDAPKDLPVIQEEINKMAQEELNATVKFNYTSWTDWDQKYKLLLSSGQAIDLIFTADWTQYQSYAKRGAFLAIDELLPKAAPELQKFVPESMWEDVKVDGKIYTVPATYKEYVTNGFVWREDLRKKYNLPQPTDLASYEAYMDGIAKNEPDMMPMSLNSDIGNNLHYIYTELNKMVGALPYGMGVKYESPATVYTYWGSDEQKEELKTMKRWADKGFIPKNVLNIKDTMQDPVTSGKAASMFGDNPTRYNDMKMKISTTHPDWELGYYPFGKTTGYATPVHPIHNGFAIPKNSKNPERALAFYQKLVLDKRYNQLTEYGIEGKNYTVEDGYYKLVGTSQSNGFSREGMNGWAWRNPEFMLFDKGFDGVKAIFEELDKIQKPDLFLGFAEDYSSYQAEKAALEQVEKQYLFPLEAGLVDDIDKGLETFMQKAKQAGLEKIQAEWTKQWNAYVAEKGIK, encoded by the coding sequence ATGAAAAAGAAAGCAGGCAGAAGATCACTGGTAACGCTTACGACAGCTGCGCTGGCTCTTTCGCTGCTCGCGGGATGTGGCGGCAATAACAGCGGCAACAACAGCACAAGCAGTGAAACAGACGGTAATGCAGGCACAGCCGTGAAAACAGACAGCAGCACGGCTACCCCGGCAGATACCGGAATTGACACTTCGAAGAAGGTGGAGCTGCAGTTCTATATGCTTGGGGATGCCCCTAAGGATCTGCCGGTGATTCAAGAGGAAATTAACAAGATGGCTCAGGAAGAACTGAATGCTACCGTTAAATTCAACTATACGAGCTGGACGGATTGGGACCAGAAATATAAGCTGCTGCTGTCTTCCGGCCAGGCGATTGATCTGATTTTTACAGCGGACTGGACCCAGTACCAATCTTATGCGAAACGCGGCGCGTTCCTGGCTATTGATGAATTGCTGCCAAAGGCGGCCCCGGAGCTGCAGAAATTTGTACCTGAGTCCATGTGGGAAGATGTGAAGGTGGATGGTAAAATCTATACGGTTCCTGCGACTTATAAAGAGTATGTGACCAACGGTTTCGTATGGCGGGAGGATCTGCGCAAGAAATACAATCTTCCACAGCCCACCGATCTGGCCAGCTATGAGGCCTATATGGACGGCATTGCCAAAAACGAGCCGGATATGATGCCTATGTCCCTCAACAGCGATATCGGCAATAATCTGCACTACATTTATACTGAACTGAATAAAATGGTTGGAGCGCTGCCTTATGGTATGGGTGTGAAGTATGAATCTCCTGCTACCGTATACACCTACTGGGGTTCCGATGAGCAAAAAGAAGAGCTGAAAACGATGAAACGCTGGGCAGACAAAGGCTTCATTCCTAAAAACGTGCTGAATATCAAAGACACGATGCAGGACCCGGTCACCTCCGGCAAAGCGGCCAGCATGTTCGGGGATAACCCGACACGCTATAATGACATGAAGATGAAGATCAGCACGACACATCCCGATTGGGAGCTGGGCTATTATCCGTTCGGGAAAACCACAGGTTATGCTACACCGGTACATCCGATACACAATGGTTTTGCCATTCCGAAGAACAGCAAAAATCCGGAAAGAGCACTTGCATTCTATCAGAAGCTGGTCCTGGACAAACGGTATAACCAGTTGACGGAATACGGTATTGAAGGCAAGAACTACACCGTGGAAGACGGCTACTACAAACTGGTCGGCACCAGCCAATCTAATGGCTTCTCCCGTGAGGGGATGAACGGCTGGGCGTGGAGAAATCCGGAATTCATGCTGTTCGACAAAGGTTTTGATGGTGTGAAAGCTATCTTCGAAGAGCTGGACAAAATTCAGAAGCCTGACCTGTTCCTGGGCTTTGCGGAAGACTATTCCTCGTACCAGGCGGAAAAAGCGGCGCTGGAGCAAGTGGAGAAGCAGTACCTCTTCCCGCTTGAGGCAGGTCTAGTGGATGATATTGATAAAGGGCTGGAAACCTTTATGCAGAAGGCTAAGCAAGCCGGGCTGGAGAAGATCCAGGCCGAATGGACAAAGCAGTGGAACGCTTATGTGGCGGAGAAAGGTATTAAGTAG
- a CDS encoding class I SAM-dependent methyltransferase produces MEKQKLIRIFDKQANQYDNKREDPQQKRWRQQLLSHAKGEVLELAVGAGANFPFYPQDIKVTATDFSEAMLEKAKRAAHHHHIEGTFICSDIEEMSFSDHSFDTIVSTLSFCSYDNPLMVLNKINRWCRPNGQILLMEHGISSNPAVSVVQKALNPLLYRTYGCHYTRNILGLIKESGLKINKVESYWLNMVHLIWVSPRP; encoded by the coding sequence GTGGAGAAGCAAAAGCTAATACGTATCTTTGATAAGCAGGCAAACCAATATGATAACAAAAGGGAAGATCCGCAACAAAAACGTTGGCGCCAACAGCTTTTAAGTCATGCGAAGGGCGAGGTGCTTGAGCTTGCCGTGGGGGCAGGTGCGAATTTCCCGTTTTATCCTCAAGACATAAAGGTTACCGCAACTGACTTTAGTGAGGCGATGCTAGAGAAAGCAAAACGGGCGGCACATCATCATCATATTGAGGGTACTTTTATTTGTTCGGATATTGAAGAAATGAGCTTCTCCGATCATTCGTTCGATACTATTGTTTCTACGTTATCCTTCTGCAGTTATGATAATCCATTAATGGTGTTGAATAAGATCAACCGCTGGTGCAGACCGAATGGGCAAATTCTTCTCATGGAGCATGGGATCAGCTCTAACCCTGCGGTTTCTGTTGTCCAAAAAGCACTTAATCCGCTGTTATATCGTACTTATGGCTGTCACTATACAAGGAACATTCTAGGACTGATCAAAGAGTCGGGTCTCAAAATCAATAAGGTGGAAAGCTACTGGCTTAACATGGTTCATCTGATTTGGGTGAGCCCGAGGCCTTGA
- a CDS encoding ABC transporter permease, with protein sequence MGAGMKKKKKGFLHELIHNRVLFLMLLPTLLFFLVNSYFPMVGVYYAFTQFDFNSGLFDAPFVGLKNFEFLWKSGTLVKLTLNTIGYNLAFILLGNVLAIVCAILLSELRVKWFKKLTQSIMFLPYFVSFVILSVIVYNVFNYDNGFLNTLLAQFGAGPVDVYNKPVVWIFLIILFYLWKNLGYSMVIYLAAITGISDEYYEAAKIDGAHIFQRIWYITVPMLKSTFVVLLLFSLGSIMKGQFDLFYQLIGNNGVLYNTTDILDTYVFRSLKVTFDIGMATSAGLYQSLFGFILIMTVNYIIRRINDDYALF encoded by the coding sequence ATGGGGGCCGGCATGAAAAAGAAGAAAAAAGGATTTCTGCATGAGCTAATCCATAACCGGGTTCTTTTTCTGATGCTGCTTCCGACACTGCTGTTTTTTCTGGTGAATTCGTATTTTCCGATGGTCGGAGTCTATTATGCATTTACCCAATTTGATTTCAATTCCGGACTGTTCGATGCACCGTTCGTAGGCCTCAAAAACTTTGAGTTTCTCTGGAAATCCGGGACATTGGTGAAGCTTACGCTCAATACGATCGGTTACAATCTGGCGTTTATCCTGCTGGGCAACGTGCTGGCGATTGTCTGTGCCATTCTGCTCAGCGAGCTGCGTGTCAAATGGTTCAAGAAGCTTACCCAGTCGATCATGTTCCTGCCGTATTTTGTCTCCTTCGTGATCCTGAGCGTTATCGTCTACAATGTGTTCAATTATGATAACGGTTTCTTGAATACACTGCTTGCCCAGTTCGGAGCCGGTCCAGTGGATGTCTACAATAAACCGGTCGTCTGGATTTTTCTCATCATCTTGTTCTATCTCTGGAAAAACCTTGGCTATAGCATGGTAATCTACCTCGCGGCCATTACGGGGATCAGTGATGAGTACTATGAAGCGGCCAAAATTGACGGAGCGCATATTTTCCAGCGGATCTGGTATATCACGGTGCCCATGCTGAAATCGACCTTTGTTGTGCTGCTGCTGTTCTCGCTGGGCAGCATTATGAAAGGGCAGTTTGACCTCTTTTATCAGCTGATCGGCAACAATGGTGTGCTCTACAATACCACGGACATTCTGGATACGTATGTATTCCGGTCACTCAAGGTTACCTTTGATATCGGAATGGCGACTTCTGCGGGGCTGTACCAATCCCTGTTCGGCTTTATCCTGATCATGACGGTGAACTACATTATCCGCAGAATCAATGATGACTACGCTTTGTTCTAA